In Bos indicus isolate NIAB-ARS_2022 breed Sahiwal x Tharparkar chromosome 2, NIAB-ARS_B.indTharparkar_mat_pri_1.0, whole genome shotgun sequence, a single genomic region encodes these proteins:
- the TSSK3 gene encoding testis-specific serine/threonine-protein kinase 3 isoform X2, translating to MGASTEQSLASRAERRHRSNPYRRGYDSLPGAGAGHGEFIQRFLPRELQIVRTLDHKNIIQVYEMLESADGKIYLVMELAEGGDVFDCVLNGGPLPESRAKALFRQMVEAIRYCHGCGVAHRDLKCENALLQGFNLKLTDFGFAKVLPKSRRELSQTFCGSTAYAAPEVLQGIPHDSRKGDIWSMGVVLHVMLCASLPFDDTDIPKMLWQQQKGVSFPTHLGISAECQDLLKRLLEPDMILRPSIEEVSWHPWLASTS from the exons ATGGGGGCGTCCACGGAACAGAGCCTGGCATCCCGGGCCGAGCGCAGACATCGCAGCAACCCCTACAGGCGGGGCTACGACTCACTGCCTGGCGCGGGGGCGGGGCACGGAG agtTTATCCAGAGATTCCTGCCTCGGGAGCTCCAGATCGTCCGTACTCTGGACCACAAGAACATCATCCAAGTGTATGAGATGCTGGAGTCTGCCGACGGGAAAATCTACCTGGTGATGGAGCTGGCTGAAGGAGGGGATGTCTTTGACTGTGTGCTGAATGGGGGGCCACTGCCCGAGAGCCGGGCCAAGGCCCTCTTCCGTCAGATGGTCGAGGCCATCCGCTACTGCCATGGCTGTGGCGTGGCCCACCGGGACCTCAAGTGTGAGAACGCCTTGTTGCAGGGCTTCAACCTGAAGCTGACAGACTTTGGCTTTGCCAAGGTGTTGCCCAAATCGCGCCGGGAGCTGAGCCAGACCTTCTGCGGCAGCACTGCCTATGCCGCCCCCGAAGTGCTGCAGGGTATCCCGCACGACAGCAGGAAGGGTGACATCTGGAGCATGGGCGTGGTCCTGCACGTCATGCTCTGTGCCAGCCTGCCTTTTGACGACACAGACATCCCCAAGATGCTGTGGCAGCAGCAGAAGGGGGTGTCCTTCCCCACTCATCTGGGCATCTCGGCTGAATGCCAGGACTTGCTCAAGCGGCTCCTGGAACCAGACATGATTCTCCGGCCTTCAATTGAAGAAGTTAGTTGGCATCCATGGCTAGCAAGCACTTCATAA
- the TSSK3 gene encoding testis-specific serine/threonine-protein kinase 3 isoform X1 — translation MEDFLLSNGYQLGKTIGEGTYSKVKEAVSKKHQRKVAIKIIDKMGGPEEFIQRFLPRELQIVRTLDHKNIIQVYEMLESADGKIYLVMELAEGGDVFDCVLNGGPLPESRAKALFRQMVEAIRYCHGCGVAHRDLKCENALLQGFNLKLTDFGFAKVLPKSRRELSQTFCGSTAYAAPEVLQGIPHDSRKGDIWSMGVVLHVMLCASLPFDDTDIPKMLWQQQKGVSFPTHLGISAECQDLLKRLLEPDMILRPSIEEVSWHPWLASTS, via the exons ATGGAGGACTTTCTGCTCTCCAATGGGTACCAGCTGGGCAAGACCATTGGGGAAGGGACCTACTCAAAAGTCAAAGAAGCAGTTTCCAAAAAACACCAAAGAAAAGTGGCAATTAAAATTATAGACAAGATGGGAGGGCCAGAAG agtTTATCCAGAGATTCCTGCCTCGGGAGCTCCAGATCGTCCGTACTCTGGACCACAAGAACATCATCCAAGTGTATGAGATGCTGGAGTCTGCCGACGGGAAAATCTACCTGGTGATGGAGCTGGCTGAAGGAGGGGATGTCTTTGACTGTGTGCTGAATGGGGGGCCACTGCCCGAGAGCCGGGCCAAGGCCCTCTTCCGTCAGATGGTCGAGGCCATCCGCTACTGCCATGGCTGTGGCGTGGCCCACCGGGACCTCAAGTGTGAGAACGCCTTGTTGCAGGGCTTCAACCTGAAGCTGACAGACTTTGGCTTTGCCAAGGTGTTGCCCAAATCGCGCCGGGAGCTGAGCCAGACCTTCTGCGGCAGCACTGCCTATGCCGCCCCCGAAGTGCTGCAGGGTATCCCGCACGACAGCAGGAAGGGTGACATCTGGAGCATGGGCGTGGTCCTGCACGTCATGCTCTGTGCCAGCCTGCCTTTTGACGACACAGACATCCCCAAGATGCTGTGGCAGCAGCAGAAGGGGGTGTCCTTCCCCACTCATCTGGGCATCTCGGCTGAATGCCAGGACTTGCTCAAGCGGCTCCTGGAACCAGACATGATTCTCCGGCCTTCAATTGAAGAAGTTAGTTGGCATCCATGGCTAGCAAGCACTTCATAA
- the FAM229A gene encoding protein FAM229A, with protein MQPSPSTPGPGRAADTCPAPPGPERPPAARARAAASSLGLASASGRAPRGLDMSAQEPPQGRRFPIEAGDSPGLAAAPESQDSPEPVATEHNPVRPLRRCPGCHCLTLLHMPIDVYLAMGGSPRARAT; from the exons ATGCAGCCCTCCCCCTCGACGCCCGGGCCGGGACGCGCCGCAGACACCTGCCCGGCTCCGCCTGGACCGGAGCGTCCTCCCGCGGCCAGGGCTCGGGCAGCTGCTTCCAGCCTGGGACTGGCCTCGGCCTCCGGCAG AGCGCCCCGGGGCCTGGACATGAGTGCCCAGGAGCCCCCGCAGGGTCGGAGATTCCCCATTGAGGCCGGAGACTCCCCTGGCCTTGCCGCCGCCCCCGAGTCCCAGGACAGCCCGGAGCCCGTAGCTACGGAGCACAACCCGGTCAG GCCGCTTCGACGCTGCCCCGGCTGCCACTGCCTGACGCTGCTGCACATGCCCATCGACGTCTACCTGGCCATGGGCGGGAGCCCCCGGGCCCGCGCCACCTGA